One segment of Rhipicephalus sanguineus isolate Rsan-2018 chromosome 6, BIME_Rsan_1.4, whole genome shotgun sequence DNA contains the following:
- the LOC119396797 gene encoding protein BTG2, whose protein sequence is MRLEIRSASEFLMNILRLGRNLDSRLLDVFRGTLEDLLRHHYQHHWFPEKPSKGSGYRCIRINHKMDPILAKAGRACGLQEASLRELLPNELTLWVDPLEVSYRIGENGSICVLYDGGHLHASSSSSSSSSSSSVSSHVNGGSSNNNNHYSLLTNSPQGALSYHHQHNNHLNNNHHHHHHYSGYERIAARPAGCKGSWDADPRNINFEPMATYVSS, encoded by the coding sequence ATGAGACTGGAGATCCGAAGTGCGTCCGAATTCCTCATGAATATTCTTCGGCTCGGTCGGAACCTGGATTCCCGACTGCTCGACGTGTTCCGAGGAACCTTAGAGGACTTGTTGCGGCACCACTACCAGCACCATTGGTTTCCCGAGAAGCCGTCTAAGGGCTCCGGCTACCGCTGCATCCGAATCAACCACAAGATGGACCCGATCCTGGCCAAGGCGGGCCGCGCTTGCGGTCTGCAAGAAGCTAGTCTGCGCGAGCTCCTGCCCAACGAGCTGACGCTCTGGGTGGACCCGCTCGAGGTGTCGTACCGCATCGGCGAGAACGGATCCATCTGCGTGCTCTACGATGGCGGGCACCTCCACGCgtcgagcagcagcagcagcagcagcagcagcagtagcgtGAGCAGCCACGTTAATGgtggcagcagcaacaacaacaaccactacTCGTTGCTCACCAACTCGCCGCAGGGCGCGCTCTCCTACCACCACCAGCACAACAATCACCTGAacaacaaccaccaccaccaccatcactacTCGGGCTACGAGCGTATCGCGGCGAGGCCCGCGGGCTGCAAGGGTTCGTGGGACGCCGACCCGCGGAACATCAACTTCGAGCCGATGGCCACGTACGTGTCGAGCTAA